The sequence ATAAAGTTAACTGACCTTTACCAAACAAAAAAACCTTACAATGGCAGtcagaaatggaaaataaatcaattgTGCTTTTTTATTCTAATGATTTTGCAAATTCAGCATAATCAATGTATCCATCATTATTTTTGTCATCATCTCTTAAAATATCATCAATTAAACTAACGATTTCCTCCTCACCCATGGGCTGCCCTTGGCCTCCACTTTCCTGCATAGGAAGACAGATCAGAAAAAAAGAGTTATTTGAGTGTGTGAAAACTAGGTTTTATACAAAAAAGATAGTTTACTTATGTAAATGTTTAAACAGAGGTTAATTTGAATTATTAGCATGTACGAGCATTTACAGCTATGCATTTTAATAGGTTCAGCTTCAATTAATACATCCTATGGGATTCTTCTTTTCCTTTACAGATGCTACTGAgtttaattttattctgtttcattAATTTACAATTTGCAGCCCAGTACTTAATAAAATTGGATCATCATTTACACCCTGTACAAAACCTAGTAAATTATTCATTACAACTGCAAAAAAAAGTATGCTGCAAGTCATGCTTCTAGCTGCAGTCATACTGTCAATTTTTGCAGTAAtaaaaagtaatttaaaaattgCAAAGTGCTGTGAACCACTTATTTAATTCAGATCCTGATTAAAAATGCTTTTAAATCAAATGCTAATAATCACTGCAAATTCCATAGGGACCAGAATCACAAAAACCTGGAAAGCTCTAGGTTCTAAATCAACATAGATTTCACCCAATAAACCAGAAAAGACTGGTGAAAACTTAACATTTACCTCTTTATGTACATGTGCAATGGCTGAAATTAACTCCAATCCATCAAGCAAGTTATTCCCATCGTAATCATGCATTTTAAAATAATGAAGTTGAAGTTCTTGCGGTGTCATCTCGGATTCGGGTTTGTCTATAACACCATCTAAATGCTCCATTATATGACTGGAAAATTAATAGAAATTCATTTGTTACAAGCATTGCGTCCATTCAAAAACAGCAAATTAGGGTGACTAAAAAGCATATCTATTAGAGAATGTTCTGGAACATTAAAATGAAAGATACAGTGTAAACAAATAGATTTCTCTTATTTAGCACACAACAAAAACTAGCAAATTATACTAACTTTTCATTAGGAGGTCCGATATGAACTTCTAAGAAGTTATTACATACTCATATTACATAGCAATCCGTTCATCATAAAACAAATAATATTTCCCAGCTTCCAGTACTGTTCATCACCCCTAAAGTTACTTCAGCTAAGCAGCCAGGACATGGACAATGCagaatggaaaattacaaagCCCTTTGGTTTAATTAGTAACCAATCTGATTTCTTCACGCTAAACACTTAGAAAGATGGTACTGGCAGGTCCAAGTGCAAGTTCAAAAATGATTTGTGTTCATTTAAGTATTTCTGACTATatttgagttcctccaaaataataaatcATTGCAATAAAATGGTTATTTGCTCAAGCCTTTATAGTTTCACATTCGTTCTTGAATTGAATCCATTTCTAATGATACAATTCTGTTCTGATATGAAGTATGGAGTTGCAATTTGAAAGTTCCAAAAAAGCACATAAACGTTAACTAGAAAAATTCCAAAAAGCAATACAATAGATTTTTAATGATTTCAGTTACAAATCTGAGCATAAAAAATCCACCTTGTATAGTTATGTGATGATTGGCCTTGCAATTAATAGAAAACTAATCGATAAAgcattggtgaagcctcaccttgagtaccgtgaacagttttggacgccttattttagaaaagatgtgctgatgattggagagggtccagaggaggttcacaaggatgattccaggaatgaaagggttatcatatgacgaacgtttgatggctctggatctgcactggctggaattcagaaggatggggggggggaatttcattgaaacattttgaatgttgaaaggcctagacagagtagatgtggaaaggatgtctcccatggtgggagagtctaggacaagagggcacaacctcaggatagaggagtaaccatttaaaacagagatgctgaggaatttctttagccaaaggctggtgaatttgtggaatttgttgccacatgcagctgtggaggccaggt comes from Mobula hypostoma chromosome 8, sMobHyp1.1, whole genome shotgun sequence and encodes:
- the LOC134350089 gene encoding multiple coagulation factor deficiency protein 2 homolog isoform X1 → MECSDRIARSCFIGFLCLVLSGRQHLFSTHAQNHPAHDPEITEGHRPNIRLDKNLVQDKDHIMEHLDGVIDKPESEMTPQELQLHYFKMHDYDGNNLLDGLELISAIAHVHKEESGGQGQPMGEEEIVSLIDDILRDDDKNNDGYIDYAEFAKSLE